The stretch of DNA AGATCCTTCGTCGCCGCACGGCATCCGCTCATTCCGACGGTCCCGCGCGGCGGCTCCTCAGGATGACAGCGCCGGGAGGCGAGCTCGTAGCAGCACCCTCTGCACGCCCGACCTTCCCACGCTTGTCCGTCCCGCCCCGAGTCGGTACATTCCCCCGCTCCCAATCGTCCCAGGTCATTTCGACAGAGGCATTTCCGTGGCGCACCGCCAGCTCTTCACCTCGGAGTCGGTCACCGAGGGGCACCCCGACAAGATCGCCGACCAGATCTCCGACGCCGTCCTCGACGCCATCCTGGAGGCCGACCCCGCGGGCCGCGTGGCCTGCGAGACGCTGGTGACCACGGGCGTGGCCGTGGTGGCCGGCGAGATCAGCACCCGCACCTACGTCGACATCCCGGCCATCGTGCGGGGCACCCTCAAGGCGATCGGCTACACCGACGCGGCGTACGGGATCGACGGCCACACCTGCGCGGTGATGACCACCATCGACCAGCAGTCGCCCGACATCGCCATGGGGGTGGACACCGGCGGCGCGGGCGACCAGGGGATGATGTTCGGCTACGCGACCGACGAGAACGACGCGCTGATGCCCACCCCGATCCTGCTGGCGCACCGCCTGGCCGAGCGGCTGGCGCACGTGCGCAAGACGGGGAAGATCGAGTGGCTGCGCCCCGACGGAAAGACGCAGGTGTCGGTGGAGTACGAGGACGACCGCCCGGTGCGCATCGACACCGTGGTCGTCTCCACCCAGCACGACCCCGAGGCCACCCAGGAGCAGATCCGCGAGGAGGTGGTGGAGCACGTGCTCACGCCCGTGCTCCCGGCGGAGCTCTTCGACCGCGAGCGCTGCACCATCCACGTGAACCCCACCGGGCGCTTCGTGATCGGCGGCCCGCACGGCGACGCGGGGCTCACCGGGCGCAAGATCATCGTCGACACCTACGGCGGGATGGGCCGCCACGGCGGCGGCGCCTTCAGCGGCAAGGACCCCACCAAGGTCGACCGCTCGGCGGCGTACGCGGCGCGCTGGGCGGCCAAGCACGTGGTGGCGGCGGGGCTGGCGGGCCGCTGCGAGATCCAGCTGGCCTACGCGATCGGCGTCGCCCAGCCGGTCTCGGTGCGGGTGGACACCTTCGGCACCGCGCAGGTGGACGAGGAGAGGATCGAGCGGGCGCTGCGCGAGGTGTTCGACTTCACCCCGCGCGCCATCATCGACGCGCTGGGCCTGAGGAACCCGATCTACCGCCCCACCGCCGCCTACGGCCACTTCGGGCGCCGCTGCGAGATGGGCGGCAACGGCCAGCAGGTGAAGCTCTTCCCCTGGGAGGAGACGGCGCGGGTGGACGACCTGCGGACGGCGGCCGGGGCCTGAACGGCGGGGGACAGGGAACAGGGGACAGCCGGGCGGAGCCACGCGCCGGCGGCCGGCTCCCGCGCCGATCCCCGTGAAGTACCCTCCCGAAGTTGGGAGAGGGTGGCGACGCGGTAGCGGCGCCGGGTGAGGGCCTCCCGCGGAGATCCGGAGCCGACCGGCGTCCGTATCTCCCGGGGGCCGACCGGCGGAGCTTCGGGTCCGGCCCGAAGTATGCCGGGAAGGGGATGGTACGCTGCGGTGGGTGGCAACGGCGGAAGACCCGGCCGGGCGCCATCCACCGATTTTTCGGCCCGCGAGCGGGTGAGATGATCAAGGTACGGGTGCAGAGCCTGGGGCTCGACCAGAACACGAAGTCGCCGGTGGTGATCCTCCAGGAGGAGGAGGGCGAGCGCGTCCTCCCGATCTGGATCGGGCCGGCGGAGGCCAGCGCCATCGCCATGGAGCTGGCGGGGATGAAGTTCGCCCGCCCGCTCACGCACGACCTCTTCCCCTCCATCATCCGCGGCCTGGGCGGCATCCTCACCCGCGTGCTCATCACGCGCGTGCAGGACAACACCTACTACGCCGAGCTGGTGATCCAGCGCGGCGACGAGGTGTTCACCATCGACGCCCGGCCCTCGGACTCCATCGCCATCGCGCTGCGCACGCGCGCCGACCTGTACGCGGGCGACGACCTGCTGACGGTGGCCGCCTTCGAGATCACCTCGCCCGACCCCGACGCCCCCGAGACGGGCGGCGGCGAGGGGCCCTCGCTCGGCATGAGCGCCGAGGAGCTGAAGGAGCACCTGCGCAAGCTGAACCCCGAAGACCTGGGCCGCTTCAACCCGTGAGCCTCCGCCCGCAGGCGCGCGGGCCGACGCGCTCCGCCGCGGCCCGCCTGGCGCTCCCGCTCTTCTGCGCCCTCGCGTGCGCCGCCGCCCCGGCCGGAGCGGCGGCGCAGTCGTTCCTCCGCGGCCGGGTCACGAAGGACGGCGAGGGCGTGCCGGGCGCGCCCGTGGAGCTGCACCGGGTGACGGCCGACTCCGGCGGCGTGGTGGCCCGCGCGACGTCGGGGCCGGGCGGCGCCTTCGCGCTCCCGCTCCCCCCGGTGGACACGGCGGCCGGCTTCACCCTCCTCTTCGCCACGGCCGCCGCGGGCGGGGTGCGCTACTTCGGCCCGGCGCTGCGGCCGGGCGCGCCGCCCGCCGGCTACGAGATCGCCGTCCACGACACCACCTCGTCGCCCGCGGCCGCCGAGTCGGTGCGCGTCTCCCGCCGCGACCTCCTCCTCGCGCCCGAGGAGGGCGGGGGGTGGCAGGCCACCGAGGTGCTGCGCGTGCGCAACCTGGCCCGCCGCACGCTGCTGGCCGACCCCCGGCCGCTGGTGGGGCTCGCCCTCCCGGCCGGCGCCACGGCGTTCGAGGCGAGTCCGGAGGGCGGGGGCCCCTCCCCGGCCAACCCCGGGCTGGCGCACGTGGGCGGCCGCGTGTGGTTCACCGAGCCGCTCCGGCCGGGGGACCGGGAGCTCGCCTTCCGCTACCGCCTGCCCCCCTCCGTGCGGCGCACCGAGGTGGTGTTCGCGCAGCCCGCCGACACCTTCTTCCTCTTCATCCGCGAGCCCGGGCCGCGGGTGAAGGTCACCGGCATCCTCTCGGGCGCGCCGATGGCGGCCGAGGGCGCGCGCTTCGTCCGCTACGACGCCTACGGGGTGCGCCCCGGCACCCGCATCGGGCTGGACTGGGCGGACGGCGGCGGCGGCCCGCGCGCGGGCCGGTGGCTGGCCGCCGCGGCCCTGGCCGGCGCCGCCGCGGCCGTGGCGGCGTGGATCGCGCGGCGGCGGCGCGCGGCGGCGGGGTAGGGAGCGGCCGTGGCGCTGGTCACCACGCGGGCGCTGGTGCTGCAGGCGTTCCCGTACAGCGAGACGAGCAAGATCCTGCGCCTGTACACGTGGGACCTGGGCCTGCGCTCGGTGATCGCCAAGGGGGCGCTCCGGCCGAAGAGCCGCTACGGCGGGGTGCTGGAGCCGTTCACCGAGGGGAGCGCCACCTTCTACGCCAGGGAGGGGCGCGACCTGCACACCCTCTCGGGCTTCGACCTGATCCGCAGCCGGCAGGGGCTGGGGGCCAGCCTGGCCGCCTTCGCCGGCGCCTCGCTCCTGGCCGAGCTGGTGCTGCGCTTCTCCACCGAGGAGCCGCACCCGGCGCTCTACGAGACGCTCTCGGCCGCCTGGGACGCCATCGCGGCGGCGGACGAACGGGAGACGGCCGCCGCGGCGCTCACCGGCGCCTGGACCATCGTCTCCCTCCTCGGCTACGAGCCGCAGACGGACCACTGCATCGTCTGCGAGCGCCCGCTGGTGCCCGCCGAGCCGGTGCGCTTCGACACCGTGGCGGGAGGCGTGGCGTGCCTGCGCTGCCGCCCCGCCGGCCGGGTGGTGGACGCCGCCTCGCGCGCCGAGCTGTCGCGGATGGTGCGCGGCTTCGCCCCCGAGCGGCCGCTGGCCAACCCCGGGCTGCAGCGCGCCCTGCTGCGCGCCTTCCTGGAGACGCACCTCTCGCAGGACCGGCCCTTCCGCTCGCTCGACCTCTTCCTGGACCAGGTGGGCGGGGAGGAGGACGACGAGGAGGAGGACGAGGACGAACGCGACGCCCGGCCCTTTCCCTGGTAGGGTCTCGCCCGCCCTGGAGTGTCCCTGGAACAGGCAGCCCGGAAGAGGAGGCCGCCGCGGCCCGCGCGCGGGTGAATCCTCGGCGCGCGTGCGGTGTACTGGGCGGCCGCCGGACGTGCCCGCGGGGCCGTCCGGCGCTTGCTTGACCCGCGGGCGACGGTGCGGATAAGTTGCACACTCCAGCGCCAGTCATCCCCGAGATCCCGACATCCATGGAGGATACGCCGAGCGTTTGAACGTATGAACAGAGAGAGGTGGTGATGCTCCGCGCCCCGCCTGTTCTGCTCATCCTCCTGGTGGTCTACGGGTTTCTGTCACCTCCCGTCACACGGGCGCAGGATTCCAGCAACCAGGGTCAGCCGGTGGTCCCGTCCAGGGGGTTCCGGCTGGAGCAGAACTACCCGAACCCCGCCAATCCGGGCACGTTCATCCCGTTCTACCTGGAGGAAAGCCTGTTCGAGAATGGAGAGTCCCGGACGGTCTCCATCCGAATCGTCAACATCTTTCGTCAGCTTGTCGCGATCCCGAAGGCCGTGGGCCACCCGCGCGGCCGCAACGTGCTGGTCAACAACCTCGCCTACACCGAGCCGGGCCGGAAGCAGGCCCAGTGGGACGGCCGCGACCTGAACGGCAGGCGCGTTCCGACGGGCGTGTACTACTGCGAGCTGGTGGTGGACGGGCAGACGGACTACATCCGCATCCTGGTCACCAATCCCCGCAGGCGACCTCGGTTCCCCATCCCGTTCTTCCGGGGAGGCTAGAAGCCGGTTCGACATCGCGTCGAGCCGGCTTCTTCGTTGTGGGCGCGCGGGGTTCGCACGGGGACCCGCCGGCGCCGGGAGCGCGGCCTCCTACCCAGTCCGGCAAAAGACTTTTTCTCACGCAGAGTCAGCAGAGTCAGCGGAGAACCCCTCTGGTGGCGCTGCCGACTCCGCGGGAGGCCCGAGGTTTTCCGGATCAGGGTCCGGACCAGCCTGCTCCGGAGCGGACCGGATCCGAGGCGGCCGCCGGGCGGCTCCGCGCGAAAGGATGCGATCCCAACCTTATCCGTCACTTCCGCACACGTTTCGCTTCCCCGGGGATCGGAGCCGCTCCGCGCCCAGGCCCGCTTCGCCGGTCCACGGTCCTCCCCTAATCCGCCACCGGCCGATCCGTGCGCGCCAGGGCCGCACTCCCCGGATACCCGGGATCCTGGGACCGCGGCGCTGCCCCGCGTCACGTTCCTTTTCGGAGTGGCATGGCCGCTTTTGCGCTGAGACACATCGACTCTCTACCGGACCGGCGGGTCAGCCCCTAGTATACGCGAAGGGGTCATCCACCAGATTTTATTTTTCAAGATGGCACGTTAGGGGCTGATACGCTCCGGCATCGAGCCGTCGGGCGGCCCGTTCCGGCGTAGATCTTTTAGGGACCAAATAGTTGAACTGGCGGTCTGCCCGTGCCGCGAGCGCTTGCCCGCGGGAGACCGCACCCACACCCCGCAGACGGTGGGCGAAAGGCCTGGCCGGCCCGCCCGCCGTCCGAGTCCCGCCCGGAACCCCCCGGGCGCCTCGTCCCCCCGCACGTGGAGGTGATCCACGGCCCCAATTCCACCGGCGCGGTTCGGTCCTCGATCGGTCACCCACCACCAGGAGGAACCGGATGTCCAGGCAGCCCCTGCTTCCCGCGCTGGCCGCGCGCGGACCCACCCGACGGGCGCGGCGCTCCACCTCCACCCGGCGCCGGCCGCCGCCCTGGCTGCGGCTCGGCGCCCTCGCCGCGGGGCTCGCCGCCCTGCTCCCGGCGGCGGCCGCCGCCCAGACCTGCGCCCGCACCCTGGTCGCGGACGTCGTCGCCTTCGACCAGGTGATCTTCTACAACCGCCTGGGCGCCTTCGACCCGGCCGCCATGATCTACGCGCTCCGGCGCGACGTGGTGGCCGAGAGCTCGGCGGGGCTGGTCGCCGGCAACGTGCGGCTGCGCGACGGCAAGCGCCCCCGGCCGCTGGTGCTGCGCATGAACGTGGGCGACTGCCTGCAGGTGAAGTTCCAGAACCTGCTGGCGACCGCGCCCGTCGACGACGAGCAGCCCGTCACCCGCCACGCGGGCGTGCACGTGCTGGGGATGCAGCTGGTCAACAGCATCCGCGACGACGGCTCGTGGGTGGGAAGGAACGACAGCAGCACCGTGCTCCCGGGCGGGCGCGCCACCTACACCTTCACCGCCGAGCGCGAGGGCGCCTACCTGCTCTACAGCACCGGCGCCAACACCGGCGGCGAGGGCGACGGCGGGTCGCTGGCCCGCGGGCTCTTCGGCGTGGTGAACGTGGAGCCCCGGAATTCGGAGTGGTACCGGAGCCAGCTGACCGCGGCCGAGCTGCAGCTGGCCACGGCGAAGGACGCCAACGGCGTGGCGCTCAAGACGCCGGCCGGGCAGCCGGTGATCAACTACAACGCGACCTATCCCAGCACCATGACCGGGTGCGGGGGGTGCGCGGGGCTGCCGATCCTGAAGATCCTGAACGGGCTGGAGATCGTCCACTCGGACCTGACGGCGATCATCACCGGGCCCAACAAGGGGCCCTTCCCGGCGGGGACCTACCCGGGCGTGGCCGTCTACCCGGACCGCACCCGGCCCTTCCGCGAGTTCACCATCGTCTTCCACGACGAGATCGGGATCGTGCAGGCGTTCCCGCAGTTCGAGGACCCGAAGCTCGAGTTCACCCTGCACGGCGGCCGCGACGCCTTCGCCATCAACTACGGCACCGGCGGGATCGG from Longimicrobium sp. encodes:
- the metK gene encoding methionine adenosyltransferase; the protein is MAHRQLFTSESVTEGHPDKIADQISDAVLDAILEADPAGRVACETLVTTGVAVVAGEISTRTYVDIPAIVRGTLKAIGYTDAAYGIDGHTCAVMTTIDQQSPDIAMGVDTGGAGDQGMMFGYATDENDALMPTPILLAHRLAERLAHVRKTGKIEWLRPDGKTQVSVEYEDDRPVRIDTVVVSTQHDPEATQEQIREEVVEHVLTPVLPAELFDRERCTIHVNPTGRFVIGGPHGDAGLTGRKIIVDTYGGMGRHGGGAFSGKDPTKVDRSAAYAARWAAKHVVAAGLAGRCEIQLAYAIGVAQPVSVRVDTFGTAQVDEERIERALREVFDFTPRAIIDALGLRNPIYRPTAAYGHFGRRCEMGGNGQQVKLFPWEETARVDDLRTAAGA
- the recO gene encoding DNA repair protein RecO — protein: MALVTTRALVLQAFPYSETSKILRLYTWDLGLRSVIAKGALRPKSRYGGVLEPFTEGSATFYAREGRDLHTLSGFDLIRSRQGLGASLAAFAGASLLAELVLRFSTEEPHPALYETLSAAWDAIAAADERETAAAALTGAWTIVSLLGYEPQTDHCIVCERPLVPAEPVRFDTVAGGVACLRCRPAGRVVDAASRAELSRMVRGFAPERPLANPGLQRALLRAFLETHLSQDRPFRSLDLFLDQVGGEEDDEEEDEDERDARPFPW
- a CDS encoding bifunctional nuclease family protein; the protein is MIKVRVQSLGLDQNTKSPVVILQEEEGERVLPIWIGPAEASAIAMELAGMKFARPLTHDLFPSIIRGLGGILTRVLITRVQDNTYYAELVIQRGDEVFTIDARPSDSIAIALRTRADLYAGDDLLTVAAFEITSPDPDAPETGGGEGPSLGMSAEELKEHLRKLNPEDLGRFNP